The genomic stretch CTCAACAGCAGCTCACGCAAGAAGGATAGTTGATCCGAATCCAAGAtcaggtttgacataatattCCTTGGAGTGCAAACATACAAGTCTCCACCTCTACATCGTATTTATGGCGCGGAAAGCCTCGAAGACTCTGCCTTTGGATTTGGGACTCGATCCCgacaagacaaaaaaaacacTAAGAAAAACAAAGGGCTTACATATTACATCTATAAATAAATTAAGCAAGGTTTATAGTGAAGGTAAGAAAAGGGACCAAACGGAAGACTGCAACATAACATATTATAGGCTTATGCACAGATATAGATCAAAGCAGATTTGGATTGATTTACCAGTTTTCTCAAAACTGTTGAAATGCCATTGCCATGacttaaaaagttatttttagttcGTCCCTTTGGGTATCTTTTTCCGAGAAAAGCTGTGACAGTTCCGAGAATTTGCATATTGCGTCGCAGATCCCTTGGTGCTGTCTGATTGGATGTTGAATGAACACATGACCCGTTCAACACGCAGTAATCATCAAGGGGAAATCATTGGTAGTCATTTGCATCGGCAAGCAGCAAGAAGGCTAAAAAATGGCTACGAGTTTGAGAGAAAGTTATGAGCTGCTTGGACTTCCAACAAATGCCAGTGAGGACGAAGTGAAAAGAGCGTACAAGCAGAAAGCTCGCGAGTGTCATCCAGATAAAAACCCCGGCGATCCAAGAGCGACGGAAAAATTTCAAGCGTTAAGTCAGGGCTACGAGAGAATTATCTCGTCTTCGAGCTCCACCAGCGAATTCGACCACGATTCCGAACCATTTTGCGCTGGTGAATTTGGAAGCTTCTTTCGCTTTGTCATGTTTCAAGAGATGATGAGACGTCGAATGCAGGAAGCCATGTTGGCGAGAATGTTTGGAGGATTGTTCTTTGACGACGACAGTGACGATGACGTAAACCCCTTCTTTTTTTCTGGAATGCCTTTTCATCAAAGAAGGAATTTTGAATCGTCTCGGCGTTCTCAAAGAGGACGCTTCCAAGATGATTCACGTCGCGGAAGACCGTTTTCTGCATCAAGCCACTGCGGTCAATCACCGAAGcccccaaaaaaggaaagaggATCTCGAAGACCGGCCACTGCAGAGCCAAGTGTCAATAAAAACAAACCGGAACACACAGCTGATTCTCAAAAAGGAAATGCACCGAGATACCAGAAAAAAGGTCCTCAGAAAGACGCTGGCGCTGCAGAGAACAATGGGAACAAGCCGAATACCACTGATTCACAAACTGAGAATTCTCAAAAGCACGATAATACTGTTGACGATCAAACTTTTGACGGCAAATCCGGAGAGAAAGATTTTGAAAGAGAGCAACAACAAGAAGGGGGAGGAAAGAAGACACCAAACAATAGGCAAAAACGGCGAAAACGCAAGCGTGGTCACAAAAAATGGTAAAATCCAAAACCTTCGAATGCATCGCcgtcaataaaaatatttaacaattattcgccgaaggcgaagtgattatcggtgaatattcacggagacgaagtcgaggtggaCTATTCAACGATAattactgagcctgaggcgaataattgttttagtataaatacacaggtgattatttcaaaaaagagaacaaaaaaacatttcagcgcgaaatcatcttcacttaagccccatttacacgagcaatttttccttgacaagtttgccttgacaagcaaaaattgctcgtgtagatggggaatagtggacagattttccttttcaaggaaaatctggcgtgctagcttttccttgacaaggaaaaattgtcaagtcagaaatttgcccgtgtagacggacaacaaggaaaatgtgacaaggatattattgatttttagtGCCCAGTCTCTTGTTTTGACGGAcaccattttgtttttcgctcGACACGAGACTGGGACCAACTTTTCGTAAGTATTCCACTGACTGCAAGGCATTGCGGGCATAACCGAaacttgtcaagggaaacttgCTGATCGTCTACATGAACAAGGAAACCTTGTCAatggaaaattgtaaaggaAAACTTGTTGatcatctacacgagcaataaAGATTGACAAgtaaacttgtcaaggaaaaattgctcgtgtaaatggggctttataGTGctaaaacgactactggcagccattttgtccgtcgaggttattatcggctgataatccgaggtagcgagccaatgagagcgcgcgattttgtataatcacctgtttATATATactaaatagaggatattacatggccgcttggagatacgaaatttctcttctcttgttgaaaaatatttttcaacacgagaagagaaattacgcatctccgcgcggccatgtaatattctatttattatataaacaccaatgaaatactaaatcattcacgaaaggcatcaaaaggcgcgatttttctatgtaaccatagcaacagtgatcttttcacgtgtgaagatatgttttcgtgcgaaagctcacttggtatttcattggtatttAGATAATAAAACAATATATGACAGAAATTGTTTCGATTGCGaaaggaaaccaattgatttgAGCAgcagaagagaaagaaaagctTGGTCTTCTACCTATACAGCAGAGCGGAGTCACAATGTTGATACAGGCGTAAATTGACCAAAGCAGAATAAACTGAATTTCTCGAAAAACATTTATGAGCGATTAGAGTAAAAAGAGACGAAAATTCCACAGAAAAAAAGAGCGAAATCGACGAAGGAGGAGAAttaattagtatttttttcGCGCAAATTGCAGGAGGTAATTTACTTAAACATTTATTGCATTCGTTAAACTCTGTGTATTGAATCATGGAACCTGTAGATAGCCATTGTAAAAAGGTACTTTTGAAATGCAGAATGATTTTTTTCGCTGGAGTATTACGAATTTTGGTCTTTGTTACAAACTTCAAGTTTTTGCTCGGTGGGGGAGCGAATGGGAAATGCCGCAAGGaacgggggggggggaaggggttcCTTAGTAGCTTGACCTCAGGACGTGTGGATCATTTGACAATCAGCCATCGATGGAAAGAGAACTCTGTGACAATTTGAGCAGGAAGAGTTTTCTTGAAAGAAATCCGTCCCAGTATTCAGTTGcttgt from Montipora capricornis isolate CH-2021 chromosome 12, ASM3666992v2, whole genome shotgun sequence encodes the following:
- the LOC138026340 gene encoding uncharacterized protein, producing MATSLRESYELLGLPTNASEDEVKRAYKQKARECHPDKNPGDPRATEKFQALSQGYERIISSSSSTSEFDHDSEPFCAGEFGSFFRFVMFQEMMRRRMQEAMLARMFGGLFFDDDSDDDVNPFFFSGMPFHQRRNFESSRRSQRGRFQDDSRRGRPFSASSHCGQSPKPPKKERGSRRPATAEPSVNKNKPEHTADSQKGNAPRYQKKGPQKDAGAAENNGNKPNTTDSQTENSQKHDNTVDDQTFDGKSGEKDFEREQQQEGGGKKTPNNRQKRRKRKRGHKKW